The following coding sequences lie in one Mucilaginibacter sp. KACC 22773 genomic window:
- a CDS encoding Gfo/Idh/MocA family protein encodes MKVGILGLGEGRSTMSAVLQSNKLELKMVCDTSIEICKRRAAEFNFHNYTTNYQHMLDDADIDIIAIYTPDHLHAEHVKQALHYGKHVVCTKPFIDDLSKAAELLDLVEKSGRRVFVGQSSRFFEPMKKQRQDYEAGLIGDLITIEAYYHADHRWFLDKPWSLQNAFKWLYGGLSHPTDFIRWYLPNIEEVMGYGMLSSNGAKGGLKNPDTMHFIFKATDGRIARVSGCYTGPVQPATRDSEMSCILRGTEGCSQGDYMDLRYAITDKTGEERIITWEHKLKHYFRFEGKSHHAGEYQNYLEYFADSITEGFTAYPDIKEGVGTIALLQAMDRSLQTGRPVKVDDILAEYHLTANQLSA; translated from the coding sequence ATGAAGGTAGGAATATTAGGATTAGGCGAAGGCCGCAGTACCATGTCGGCAGTATTACAGAGCAACAAGCTGGAATTGAAAATGGTATGCGATACGAGTATTGAAATTTGCAAGCGCCGTGCAGCGGAGTTTAACTTTCATAACTACACCACCAATTACCAGCACATGCTGGATGATGCAGACATTGATATTATTGCCATTTATACGCCCGACCACCTGCATGCCGAACATGTGAAACAAGCCCTGCATTATGGCAAGCATGTAGTATGTACCAAACCCTTTATTGATGACCTTAGCAAAGCCGCCGAATTACTGGACCTGGTTGAAAAAAGCGGCAGAAGGGTGTTTGTTGGCCAAAGCTCCCGTTTTTTTGAGCCGATGAAAAAGCAGCGCCAGGATTATGAAGCAGGCCTGATTGGCGACCTGATCACCATTGAGGCTTATTATCACGCAGATCATCGCTGGTTTTTAGATAAGCCATGGTCATTACAAAATGCTTTTAAATGGCTTTATGGGGGATTAAGCCACCCCACAGATTTTATTCGCTGGTACCTGCCCAATATTGAGGAAGTAATGGGATACGGCATGTTAAGCTCAAACGGGGCAAAGGGCGGATTGAAAAACCCAGATACGATGCATTTTATATTTAAAGCAACCGATGGGCGCATTGCCAGGGTAAGCGGCTGCTATACAGGCCCGGTACAACCCGCTACCCGTGACAGCGAGATGAGCTGCATTTTAAGAGGTACCGAAGGCTGCAGCCAGGGCGATTATATGGACCTGCGCTATGCCATAACCGATAAAACCGGTGAAGAAAGGATCATTACCTGGGAACATAAGCTGAAACATTATTTCCGCTTTGAAGGCAAAAGCCATCACGCCGGCGAATACCAGAACTATCTTGAATATTTTGCCGACAGCATTACCGAAGGTTTTACGGCTTATCCCGATATTAAAGAAGGTGTAGGCACCATTGCGCTGCTGCAGGCTATGGATCGTTCCCTGCAAACAGGCAGGCCGGTTAAAGTCGACGACATTTTAGCCGAATATCATTTAACCGCTAATCAGCTCAGCGCATGA
- a CDS encoding L-rhamnose mutarotase, whose product MRALIIHINRKSLGLMMVLVLLLKTADARVIGNPYAAVEITAPVGKTIDHRPLLSLIKKQNLPFSSIYEWSNHLVIYGKNLNVNKLYNLTKGLYPGLTIRTYRHPFYAFNKQQCCVNSVIAPEWDNIILTANLVKDPKLQQEYLNYHATQFQKWPEVSKGFCNANFQQLLVFKNGRQLMLVISIPKGESLDKLNPKTTENNPRVNEWSKLMKKYQEGIPGTKPGEVWVFFKPLKIQ is encoded by the coding sequence ATGAGAGCCTTAATTATACACATCAACCGGAAAAGTTTAGGATTAATGATGGTCCTGGTATTGCTGCTTAAAACAGCTGATGCAAGGGTAATTGGCAACCCTTATGCTGCTGTTGAAATTACCGCACCAGTTGGGAAAACTATAGATCACCGGCCCTTATTGAGCCTGATTAAAAAGCAAAACTTGCCATTTTCGTCAATTTATGAGTGGAGTAACCATTTAGTTATTTACGGTAAAAATCTGAATGTAAACAAATTATATAATTTAACTAAAGGATTGTACCCCGGATTGACGATTAGGACATATAGGCATCCCTTTTATGCTTTCAATAAGCAACAATGTTGCGTTAACTCTGTCATAGCGCCCGAATGGGACAACATTATACTAACGGCCAATTTGGTGAAAGATCCCAAACTGCAGCAGGAATATTTAAACTACCATGCTACCCAGTTCCAGAAATGGCCTGAGGTTTCCAAAGGTTTTTGCAACGCCAATTTTCAGCAACTGCTGGTTTTTAAAAATGGACGGCAGTTGATGTTAGTCATCAGTATTCCAAAAGGCGAAAGCCTGGATAAGCTGAATCCCAAAACAACAGAAAACAACCCAAGGGTAAACGAATGGAGTAAGCTGATGAAAAAATACCAGGAAGGCATTCCCGGTACAAAGCCCGGTGAAGTTTGGGTGTTTTTTAAGCCATTAAAAATTCAATAA
- a CDS encoding sodium:solute symporter family transporter, producing the protein MIIAMSNIVSRLTALDYGVVAVYLVVLLVIGYRASFSNKNKTDETLFLANKSLGWPSIGFNMWGTNVGPSMLLAFASIGYSTGIVAVNFDWYAFVFLMLLALVFAPKYIAAKVSTMPEFMGNRYGDSTRNILAWYALIKMLISWLSLGLFAGGFLVRQILGIPMWQSVIVLVSFAGLFAFAGGLKAIAKVNVFQMLLLIGVSLTLTVLGINKAGGLSAVFHKVPGNYWNLIHPASDIKYPWYAILLGYPVSAIAFFCTDQAMVQSVLGAKNLEQGQLGVNFIGWLKILSLPLFILTGILCFILYPHLDDPALAYMTMVTNLFPPGMNGLVIVVLIAVLVGTIGSSLNSLSTVFTMDIYAEKINRDASNQDLIRIGRWVVVAGCLFAIGMALAIDSIKGLNLFDVFQSVLGFIAPPLAVVFLLTVYWKRTTRKAVNTVLSVGSAFSLGTGVVYLWVLPSARYHFWPHYLLLSFYIFVFLAALAVAISLLDASPEIYKPDASEISRIAKPTKRVKLAWTLLTIVMIVLYLIFNGH; encoded by the coding sequence ATGATCATCGCAATGAGCAATATTGTATCGCGCTTAACAGCCCTGGATTACGGGGTGGTGGCTGTTTACCTCGTCGTGTTGTTAGTGATTGGCTACCGTGCCAGTTTTAGCAACAAAAACAAAACGGACGAAACACTTTTCCTGGCCAATAAATCATTAGGATGGCCAAGTATAGGTTTCAATATGTGGGGTACCAACGTGGGGCCATCCATGCTGCTGGCTTTTGCCAGTATTGGTTATAGCACAGGCATAGTAGCCGTAAATTTTGATTGGTATGCCTTTGTATTCCTGATGCTGCTGGCCTTGGTTTTCGCGCCCAAATATATTGCTGCTAAAGTATCTACCATGCCCGAGTTTATGGGCAACCGTTACGGCGACTCGACCCGGAACATCCTGGCCTGGTATGCACTCATTAAAATGCTCATTTCCTGGTTGTCATTAGGTTTGTTTGCCGGTGGCTTTTTGGTAAGGCAGATATTGGGGATCCCCATGTGGCAATCGGTTATTGTGCTGGTTTCATTTGCGGGGCTGTTTGCATTTGCGGGGGGCTTAAAAGCCATTGCCAAAGTGAATGTATTCCAGATGTTGTTGCTCATCGGTGTATCATTAACCTTAACGGTTTTAGGTATAAACAAGGCGGGCGGTCTTTCGGCAGTATTTCATAAAGTGCCCGGCAATTACTGGAACCTTATTCACCCGGCCAGCGACATTAAATACCCCTGGTATGCTATATTGCTGGGTTACCCGGTATCGGCCATCGCGTTTTTTTGTACCGATCAGGCTATGGTACAATCTGTGCTGGGCGCTAAAAACCTGGAGCAGGGCCAGCTTGGTGTTAACTTTATAGGCTGGCTCAAGATCCTGTCGCTGCCGCTATTTATCCTTACGGGTATTTTGTGCTTTATTCTCTACCCGCATTTGGATGATCCCGCATTGGCCTACATGACCATGGTAACCAACCTGTTTCCTCCCGGCATGAACGGGTTGGTAATAGTAGTGCTGATAGCCGTTTTGGTAGGTACTATCGGCTCGTCATTAAACTCGTTAAGCACAGTTTTTACCATGGATATCTATGCCGAAAAAATTAACCGGGACGCCAGCAACCAGGACCTGATCAGGATTGGCCGGTGGGTAGTTGTTGCAGGCTGCCTGTTTGCGATAGGCATGGCACTGGCTATTGATAGCATTAAAGGGCTTAACCTTTTCGATGTATTTCAGTCGGTGCTGGGCTTTATTGCCCCGCCGCTGGCCGTTGTGTTCCTGCTTACCGTTTATTGGAAACGCACTACACGTAAAGCAGTAAATACTGTCCTTTCCGTAGGTTCGGCTTTTAGTTTGGGTACAGGAGTAGTTTACCTCTGGGTGCTGCCATCTGCCAGGTACCATTTCTGGCCGCATTACCTGCTGCTGTCTTTTTACATTTTTGTTTTTCTTGCTGCACTGGCTGTTGCCATTTCCTTACTGGATGCCTCGCCCGAAATTTATAAACCGGATGCTTCGGAAATCAGCCGGATAGCCAAGCCAACCAAACGGGTAAAATTAGCCTGGACACTGCTCACCATAGTAATGATTGTTTTATACCTCATTTTTAACGGACACTAA
- a CDS encoding glycoside hydrolase family 2 TIM barrel-domain containing protein: MMKRLIYILFVFGLAPFTLHAQLVDKTPAPIPNVPVVFDAEPWENPLVDGINRDPARATAYSYSSIKDALAGDREKSGRMMSLNGYWDFSYAVKPGDAPKDFYKGRVSGWKKIIVPSSIEMQGYDKPIYKSAVYPFRPVNPPHVPQDYNGVGSYQRTFTLPQNWKDLNITLHFGGVSSGFKVWLNGKFLGYGEDSFLPSEFNITPYLQAGENVVSVQVIRWSDGCFLEDQDQWRMSGIHREVLLLAEPKLRIADFQWQAKMDKQYKDAVFSIRPRMENLTGKAVPGYKIEARLFDKNNREVFQKPLERSVESMINEIYPRLDNVKFGLLETTLKNPDKWSDDRPNLYTLTLSLLDSAGQTLEVKSCKVGIRSIEFGKDDGKLLINGKVTYLYGVNRPDHDPVKGKALSRDDILNDVRTIKRFNFNCIRTSHYPMDPYLYDLCDEYGILVIDEANLETHGLGSKLSNDPMWTGAYLDRATRMVMRDKNHPSIITWSLGNEAGRGPNHAAMAAWIHDFDITRPVHYEPAQGTPQADGYIDPTDSRYPKTNDHSHRLQNPIDQPYVDIVSRMYPGLYTAPLLANQQNGDNRPIFFVEYSHAMGNSNGNLKEFWDQWRSTKRIIGGAIWEFKDQGLLKKDSAGVSYYAYGGDYGERYFDNFTIKGIVASDGRPKPAIYECKHVFQPAECTLADAGKGLIKIKNWNSTASLSQYDVYIQVREDGNIIAKKQLPHIDLAAGKDTIISIKQYLSRFKTDHEYLADIHFTLAEDKPWAAKGYEIAEDQFVLTSLPATKPVNQYYPSLKVTDIDHFSALGISGNGFDVTFNKKDGALNSYMLNGKQQVFAPLLPHFSRPVTDNDHRGWKAEKKLKPWFSNQPQLKNISIDRSAKGLVKINSTYALINDSASVKVTYTINGKGAIKVDYSLAADKNLPDLPKVGMQMGILRADSNIAYYGRGPYENYTDRRTGSEAGIYNQAIHQFMEPYVVPQENGNRTDVRWMLLHNKTNGLLVTADSLLSMSAWPYTEDNILQAKHTNKLKDAGFITLNIDLVQMGVGGNDSWSEVAVPLEQYRIPAKEYHYTFYIAPCRISEVLIKQ; this comes from the coding sequence ATGATGAAAAGATTGATCTATATTTTATTTGTTTTTGGATTAGCGCCTTTTACGCTTCACGCCCAGCTGGTTGATAAAACCCCTGCACCCATACCCAATGTGCCGGTGGTTTTTGATGCCGAACCCTGGGAAAATCCATTGGTTGATGGCATAAACCGCGACCCGGCCAGGGCTACAGCTTATTCATACAGCAGTATCAAAGACGCGCTTGCGGGCGACCGTGAAAAATCGGGCAGGATGATGTCTTTAAACGGCTACTGGGATTTTAGCTATGCCGTTAAACCGGGCGATGCGCCAAAAGATTTTTACAAAGGCCGGGTAAGCGGCTGGAAAAAGATCATCGTGCCCTCGAGTATCGAGATGCAGGGCTATGATAAGCCTATTTATAAAAGCGCGGTTTACCCGTTCCGGCCGGTAAACCCGCCGCATGTACCACAGGATTATAACGGCGTTGGTAGCTATCAGCGTACCTTTACCCTGCCTCAAAACTGGAAGGATCTGAATATCACCCTGCATTTTGGCGGTGTGAGCTCCGGTTTTAAGGTATGGCTCAACGGTAAATTTTTAGGTTATGGCGAGGATAGCTTTCTGCCGTCTGAATTTAATATCACCCCTTATTTACAGGCCGGTGAAAACGTAGTATCTGTACAGGTGATCCGCTGGAGCGATGGCTGTTTTTTAGAAGACCAGGACCAGTGGCGCATGAGCGGCATCCATCGCGAAGTATTGCTGCTGGCCGAACCTAAACTGAGGATTGCCGATTTTCAGTGGCAGGCTAAAATGGATAAGCAATATAAAGATGCCGTGTTTAGCATCCGTCCACGTATGGAGAACCTTACAGGTAAAGCTGTTCCCGGTTATAAAATTGAGGCCCGGCTTTTCGACAAAAACAACAGGGAAGTATTTCAAAAACCGCTGGAACGTAGCGTTGAGAGCATGATAAACGAAATCTATCCCCGGCTGGATAATGTAAAGTTTGGTTTACTGGAAACAACGCTGAAAAATCCTGATAAATGGAGCGATGACCGGCCCAACCTTTATACACTTACCCTCTCGCTGTTGGATAGCGCCGGGCAAACCCTGGAAGTTAAAAGCTGCAAGGTTGGCATCAGGAGTATTGAGTTTGGCAAGGATGATGGTAAATTACTCATCAACGGAAAAGTTACCTACCTGTACGGCGTAAACCGGCCCGATCATGACCCGGTAAAAGGCAAGGCATTATCCCGAGATGATATTTTAAATGATGTGCGCACCATTAAGCGCTTTAATTTTAACTGTATCCGCACAAGCCACTACCCAATGGACCCCTACCTGTATGACCTGTGCGATGAATATGGCATTTTGGTAATTGACGAAGCCAACCTGGAAACCCATGGCCTCGGCTCTAAATTAAGCAACGACCCTATGTGGACGGGCGCTTATCTTGATCGTGCCACCCGCATGGTGATGCGCGATAAAAACCACCCCAGCATTATCACCTGGAGTTTAGGGAACGAGGCAGGCCGTGGGCCAAACCATGCGGCTATGGCCGCTTGGATCCATGATTTTGATATTACCCGCCCGGTGCATTATGAACCCGCCCAGGGAACCCCGCAGGCCGACGGTTATATAGATCCTACAGATTCGCGCTATCCCAAAACAAACGATCACTCACACCGGCTGCAAAATCCAATTGATCAGCCTTATGTAGATATTGTGAGCCGCATGTACCCAGGTTTATACACGGCGCCATTATTGGCCAATCAGCAAAATGGCGATAACCGGCCGATATTTTTTGTGGAATACTCGCACGCTATGGGTAACTCCAACGGCAACCTGAAAGAATTTTGGGACCAATGGCGATCAACCAAACGCATCATAGGCGGGGCCATATGGGAATTTAAAGACCAGGGACTGTTAAAAAAAGATTCTGCCGGGGTATCATACTACGCCTACGGCGGCGACTATGGCGAACGTTACTTTGATAACTTTACCATCAAAGGTATTGTTGCATCAGACGGGCGACCCAAACCGGCTATTTACGAATGCAAGCATGTTTTTCAGCCTGCAGAATGTACGCTGGCGGATGCAGGTAAAGGATTGATCAAAATTAAAAACTGGAATAGTACGGCTTCATTGAGTCAATACGATGTGTACATCCAGGTGCGGGAAGATGGTAATATTATTGCCAAAAAACAATTACCGCATATTGATTTGGCTGCGGGTAAGGATACCATTATCAGCATAAAACAATACCTGTCCCGGTTTAAAACGGACCACGAGTACTTAGCCGATATCCATTTTACACTTGCCGAAGATAAACCCTGGGCTGCAAAAGGATATGAAATTGCGGAAGATCAGTTTGTGCTGACCAGTTTGCCGGCAACAAAGCCAGTAAACCAATATTATCCGTCGTTAAAGGTTACAGATATAGATCATTTTTCTGCTTTGGGTATTAGCGGGAACGGGTTTGATGTCACTTTTAATAAAAAAGATGGGGCGCTGAATTCCTATATGCTGAACGGTAAGCAACAGGTATTTGCTCCTTTACTACCTCACTTCAGTCGACCTGTTACAGATAATGATCACCGGGGATGGAAAGCCGAAAAAAAACTAAAGCCATGGTTTAGCAATCAGCCTCAATTAAAAAATATCAGTATTGACCGCTCGGCAAAAGGTCTGGTGAAAATTAACAGTACTTACGCGCTTATTAATGACAGTGCTTCTGTAAAGGTTACGTATACCATAAACGGAAAAGGTGCTATCAAGGTTGATTACAGCCTGGCCGCTGATAAAAACCTGCCCGACCTTCCCAAAGTAGGTATGCAAATGGGAATTTTGCGGGCCGATAGCAATATCGCTTATTATGGCCGTGGGCCTTACGAAAACTATACAGACAGGCGCACAGGTTCCGAAGCCGGTATTTACAACCAGGCTATCCACCAGTTTATGGAGCCTTATGTGGTACCACAGGAAAACGGCAACCGGACTGATGTACGCTGGATGCTGCTGCATAATAAAACAAATGGCCTGCTGGTAACAGCCGATAGCCTGCTCAGTATGAGCGCCTGGCCTTATACCGAAGATAATATTCTGCAGGCTAAGCATACCAACAAACTAAAAGACGCGGGCTTTATAACCCTTAATATCGACCTGGTACAAATGGGCGTAGGTGGAAATGATAGCTGGTCGGAAGTGGCGGTGCCGTTGGAACAATACCGCATACCTGCAAAGGAATATCATTATACGTTTTATATCGCGCCATGCCGTATATCGGAGGTGTTGATAAAGCAATAG